A stretch of Arcobacter arenosus DNA encodes these proteins:
- a CDS encoding cache domain-containing protein, which translates to MNNKNFLKITLFVVFSCVSLIWVFDNYLTNQKQEKIEIRIDSYLKELTDLVEKNKNLVMTASVLLAKDESIKKCLRTNERCNCLKYLSKSKESLLNTYLFDDFKIHVHDKDLNSFYRLWDPNRENDSLDSFRHSLKIVKKYETSISCIEIGRFSMLIRGISPVIDDGKYLGSIEAITNFNSLIEEFEKKGVKLYILMNKEYQTVASKVEFSKEQELRNFVLLNKTNEDISFLNSIDFNGTQYHKMDYFYIVNTPIYDISRNVIGYYVLKVYL; encoded by the coding sequence ATGAACAATAAGAATTTTTTAAAAATTACACTATTTGTTGTATTTAGTTGTGTTAGTTTAATTTGGGTTTTTGATAATTATTTAACAAATCAAAAACAAGAAAAAATTGAGATTAGAATAGACTCATATCTAAAAGAATTGACTGATTTAGTTGAGAAGAATAAAAATCTTGTTATGACAGCTTCAGTTTTATTAGCAAAAGATGAAAGTATAAAAAAATGTTTAAGAACAAATGAACGATGTAATTGTTTAAAATACCTTAGTAAATCTAAAGAATCTTTACTAAATACTTATCTTTTTGATGATTTTAAAATCCATGTTCATGATAAAGATTTGAATAGTTTTTATAGACTTTGGGATCCAAATAGAGAAAATGATTCTTTAGATTCTTTTAGGCATTCTTTAAAGATTGTAAAAAAATATGAAACCTCTATTTCGTGTATAGAGATTGGTAGATTTTCAATGCTTATTAGAGGAATTTCGCCAGTTATTGATGATGGTAAATATTTAGGTTCAATTGAAGCAATAACTAATTTTAATTCTTTAATAGAGGAGTTTGAAAAAAAAGGGGTAAAACTATATATCCTTATGAATAAAGAATATCAAACAGTTGCCTCAAAAGTTGAATTTTCAAAGGAACAAGAACTTAGAAACTTTGTACTTTTAAATAAAACAAATGAAGATATAAGTTTTTTAAATTCTATTGATTTTAATGGAACGCAATATCATAAGATGGATTATTTTTATATAGTAAATACTCCAATTTATGATATCTCTAGAAATGTAATCGGTTATTATGTTTTAAAGGTTTATTTATGA
- a CDS encoding methylenetetrahydrofolate reductase, producing the protein MLTEKIRNKESGIVLYGITPPKVKHTQEEIKEIASRHVDRISKLDVDGLVLYDIQDESDRTDEKRPFPFIKTLDPCEYSHNYLQELKTPRIVYRAVGNYTNETFTKWLEFTRQNQVHSVFVGAASHEQKNPLTLKDAYTLKKEVNKNLCLGGIAIPERHMSKHNEHIRVVSKQNSGCEYFITQCVYDVHAAKTFLTDYVKYAKENSLELVPIIFTLTPCGSAKTLDFMKWLGINVPNYLEEELKESGDILQDSVKLSKDIFEELYTFGLKKGIPIGCNIESVAIRKEEIDASIELLNEVKKIIKNHK; encoded by the coding sequence ATGTTAACAGAAAAAATTAGAAATAAAGAAAGTGGTATAGTTCTTTATGGAATCACACCCCCTAAAGTAAAACATACTCAAGAAGAGATTAAAGAGATTGCTTCAAGGCATGTTGATAGAATTTCTAAATTAGATGTAGATGGATTGGTATTATATGATATCCAGGATGAATCAGATAGAACAGATGAAAAAAGACCTTTCCCTTTTATTAAAACCTTAGATCCTTGTGAATATTCACACAATTATTTGCAAGAACTAAAAACACCAAGAATAGTTTATAGGGCTGTGGGAAATTACACAAATGAGACTTTTACAAAATGGTTAGAATTTACAAGACAAAACCAAGTTCACTCTGTATTTGTAGGAGCAGCTTCCCATGAACAAAAAAATCCTCTGACTCTAAAAGATGCTTATACTTTAAAAAAAGAAGTTAATAAAAACCTATGTTTAGGTGGAATAGCAATTCCAGAAAGACATATGTCTAAACACAATGAACATATTAGAGTTGTTTCTAAACAAAATTCTGGTTGTGAATATTTTATTACTCAGTGTGTTTATGATGTTCACGCAGCTAAAACTTTTTTAACTGATTATGTAAAATATGCAAAAGAAAATTCACTTGAACTAGTACCTATAATTTTTACACTTACGCCTTGTGGAAGTGCAAAAACTTTAGACTTTATGAAATGGCTTGGAATTAATGTACCAAACTATTTAGAAGAGGAATTAAAAGAATCAGGTGATATTTTACAAGACTCAGTAAAATTATCAAAAGATATTTTTGAAGAGTTATATACTTTTGGACTTAAAAAAGGGATTCCTATTGGTTGTAATATCGAAAGTGTTGCAATTAGAAAAGAGGAAATTGATGCGTCTATTGAACTTTTAAATGAAGTTAAAAAAATCATCAAAAATCATAAATAA
- a CDS encoding energy transducer TonB, giving the protein MKLIILAFILSLSLHFLFFSSLEKKEEIKQSASTSKKINKSSINYVKLMPKPVQKPIEKSEPKKVVKPEVKKTNPKNFKVVDKKKIVPQQKKPIAKEAKKIIPKPVKKVEVKPTPTKQIPKKTEIKPQEKRKTIPNKSLENFLLAEPIPLDKNMLDDITKSYLRLYGEEYNSFTKVQKVYLQKNLKNIGRITQKYLKYPRIAIRTGQQGMNIVEFFLHPNGDISDLKLSNSSGYTSLDKNTIETIEIAYKDYPRPKTKTKVKIYVYYKLY; this is encoded by the coding sequence ATGAAACTTATTATACTTGCCTTTATTTTATCACTTTCTTTACATTTTTTATTCTTTTCTTCCTTAGAAAAAAAAGAAGAGATTAAACAAAGTGCATCTACATCAAAAAAAATAAATAAATCATCAATAAACTATGTTAAATTAATGCCTAAACCGGTACAAAAACCTATAGAAAAATCTGAGCCTAAAAAAGTTGTAAAACCTGAAGTAAAAAAAACAAATCCTAAAAACTTTAAAGTGGTTGATAAGAAAAAAATAGTACCACAACAAAAAAAGCCTATTGCTAAAGAAGCAAAAAAAATTATTCCTAAGCCAGTAAAAAAAGTTGAAGTAAAACCAACACCTACAAAACAAATTCCTAAAAAAACTGAAATAAAACCCCAAGAAAAAAGAAAAACAATCCCTAATAAATCATTAGAAAATTTTTTATTAGCAGAACCTATACCCCTTGACAAAAATATGTTAGATGATATAACAAAAAGCTATTTAAGACTTTATGGAGAGGAATATAATTCTTTTACCAAGGTTCAAAAGGTTTATTTACAAAAAAACTTAAAAAATATTGGTCGAATTACGCAAAAATATTTAAAATATCCAAGAATTGCTATAAGAACAGGTCAACAGGGGATGAATATAGTTGAATTTTTCTTACATCCAAATGGTGATATAAGTGATTTAAAACTTTCAAACTCTTCTGGTTATACAAGTTTAGATAAAAATACAATTGAAACAATTGAGATTGCATATAAAGATTATCCTAGACCCAAAACAAAAACAAAAGTAAAGATTTATGTTTATTACAAGTTGTATTAA
- a CDS encoding sensor histidine kinase, with translation MKQQNDEKKYAYIYTLLLMVLFTIPVYFALSYAYENELILKEMALEKYSNELENQIYSEQINLTRSVKIKYAFLNKMGEKQLYDLSKDLKNYNFKTFVDYPYLYYKKHVNNNIYGISTIICETKIDYSKVLLLATILFFSVLINIILLNRSIIRNISKPYELVQKYTNILFNDTMHELKTPLGIINLNLDLLARKSGENKHINRMKIALKQIQINYESIEYYIKNQKVKYSKDKINLSEYLFTRVDFFEDIAKSKFMTIETNIENEVFVYMNLLELQRIIDNTIINAIKYSKPESKIEVYLKLEFDTCFLTIKDYGYGIKDTKSVFQRFTREDQTQGGFGLGLNIIKTICDKNGINVKLESKEDVGSIFTYEIEIYKRKFLDKLEDEQ, from the coding sequence TTGAAGCAACAAAATGATGAGAAAAAATATGCTTATATTTATACCTTATTATTGATGGTATTATTTACTATACCAGTTTATTTTGCTTTATCTTATGCCTATGAAAATGAATTGATTTTAAAAGAGATGGCATTGGAGAAATATTCCAATGAATTAGAAAATCAAATCTACTCAGAACAGATTAATTTAACAAGAAGTGTCAAAATAAAATATGCCTTTTTAAATAAAATGGGAGAGAAGCAACTTTATGATTTATCAAAGGATTTAAAAAATTATAATTTTAAAACATTTGTTGATTACCCATACCTTTACTATAAAAAACATGTTAATAACAATATTTATGGCATCTCAACTATTATTTGTGAAACAAAAATCGATTACTCAAAGGTTCTTTTATTAGCAACTATTTTATTTTTTTCTGTTCTTATTAACATCATATTATTAAATAGAAGTATTATTAGAAATATTTCAAAACCTTATGAATTAGTTCAAAAATATACGAATATTCTATTTAATGACACAATGCATGAATTAAAAACTCCCCTTGGAATAATAAATTTAAATTTAGATTTACTTGCTAGGAAAAGTGGTGAGAATAAACATATAAATAGAATGAAAATTGCATTGAAGCAGATACAAATCAATTATGAATCAATTGAATATTATATTAAAAATCAAAAAGTTAAGTATTCAAAAGACAAAATAAATCTCTCTGAGTATCTTTTTACTAGGGTTGATTTCTTTGAAGATATTGCAAAATCTAAATTTATGACAATAGAAACTAATATAGAAAATGAAGTATTTGTTTATATGAATCTTTTGGAATTACAAAGAATTATAGATAATACAATTATAAATGCAATTAAATATTCCAAACCAGAAAGTAAAATAGAAGTTTATCTTAAATTAGAGTTTGACACTTGTTTTCTTACAATTAAAGATTATGGCTATGGAATAAAAGATACAAAAAGTGTTTTTCAAAGATTTACAAGGGAAGATCAAACACAAGGTGGCTTTGGCTTAGGTTTAAATATTATAAAAACTATTTGTGATAAAAATGGGATTAATGTTAAACTAGAATCAAAAGAGGATGTTGGCTCAATTTTCACCTATGAAATTGAAATTTATAAAAGAAAATTTTTGGATAAGTTAGAAGATGAACAATAA
- a CDS encoding pyrimidine/purine nucleoside phosphorylase gives MEHLIEKNVDLLKKANIYFDGRVTSRNYTDNEGVIKSLGVMLPGEYTFGTKAAEKMEIISGKVEVLFAGVESNWERFQEGDTFEIPANSSFEIKVEEITDYLCTYM, from the coding sequence ATGGAACATTTAATTGAAAAAAACGTTGATTTATTAAAAAAAGCAAACATCTATTTTGATGGGAGAGTTACAAGTAGAAATTATACTGATAATGAAGGTGTAATTAAATCTTTAGGTGTAATGTTACCAGGTGAGTATACTTTTGGAACAAAAGCAGCAGAAAAAATGGAGATTATTTCAGGGAAAGTTGAAGTTTTATTTGCAGGAGTAGAAAGTAATTGGGAAAGATTTCAAGAGGGTGATACTTTTGAAATACCTGCTAATTCTTCTTTTGAAATAAAAGTTGAAGAGATTACAGATTATTTATGTACTTACATGTAA
- the hemL gene encoding glutamate-1-semialdehyde 2,1-aminomutase, producing the protein MFEKSINAYEEAKQVIPGGVDSPVRAFTSVGGTPPFIDRGEGAYLIDIDGNKYLDFVQSWGPLIFGHCNEEIEKAVIETVKKGLSFGAPSVLETELASEIVEMYDHIDKVRFVSSGTEATMSAIRLARGVTGRNDIIKFVGNYHGHSDSLLVQAGSGLATFGTPSSPGVPADLTKHTIVCEYNNLEDLRKCFEQSNDIACVIMEPIAGNMGLVPASAEFLKECRELCDKNGTLLILDEVMTGFRTSLTGAHGLIDVKGDIITFGKVIGAGMPVGAFAASKEIMGHLSPDGAVYQAGTLSGNPVAMAAGLTSLRKLKANPEIYEELNKKAVRLTSGLKKVAEDNGIGLQVDTRGSMFGFFFADKMPTNFKEVSEYCNFERFGKFHHEMIKRGFYFACSQYEAGFMCTVITDEMIDECIAAANEVMKTL; encoded by the coding sequence ATGTTTGAAAAATCAATCAATGCATATGAAGAAGCAAAACAAGTTATACCTGGGGGTGTTGATTCTCCAGTAAGAGCATTTACAAGTGTAGGTGGAACACCTCCTTTTATTGACAGAGGTGAGGGTGCATATTTAATTGATATAGATGGAAATAAGTATTTAGATTTTGTACAAAGCTGGGGTCCATTAATTTTTGGACATTGTAATGAAGAGATTGAAAAAGCTGTAATTGAAACAGTAAAAAAAGGTTTATCTTTTGGTGCACCAAGTGTTTTAGAGACTGAACTTGCATCTGAAATTGTTGAGATGTACGATCACATTGATAAGGTTAGATTTGTAAGTTCTGGTACTGAAGCAACAATGTCTGCTATTAGATTAGCAAGAGGTGTAACTGGAAGAAATGATATTATCAAATTTGTTGGAAACTACCATGGACATTCAGATTCTTTATTAGTTCAAGCTGGATCAGGTTTAGCAACTTTTGGAACACCAAGTTCTCCAGGAGTTCCTGCTGATTTAACAAAACATACAATAGTTTGTGAATATAACAATCTTGAAGATTTAAGAAAATGTTTTGAACAATCAAATGATATCGCTTGTGTTATTATGGAACCAATTGCTGGAAATATGGGATTAGTTCCTGCTTCTGCAGAGTTTTTAAAAGAGTGTAGAGAACTTTGTGATAAAAATGGGACATTATTAATTTTAGATGAAGTTATGACAGGATTTAGAACTTCTTTAACTGGTGCACATGGATTAATCGATGTTAAAGGTGATATTATTACTTTTGGTAAAGTAATAGGTGCAGGTATGCCTGTTGGTGCCTTTGCTGCTTCAAAAGAGATAATGGGACACTTAAGTCCAGATGGAGCAGTTTATCAAGCAGGTACATTAAGTGGAAACCCTGTTGCTATGGCTGCTGGTTTAACAAGTCTTAGAAAACTTAAAGCTAATCCAGAGATTTATGAAGAATTAAATAAAAAGGCTGTTAGATTAACAAGTGGACTAAAAAAAGTAGCAGAAGATAATGGTATTGGTTTACAAGTTGATACTAGAGGTTCTATGTTTGGTTTCTTCTTTGCTGACAAAATGCCTACAAACTTTAAAGAAGTAAGTGAATATTGTAATTTTGAGAGATTTGGTAAATTCCACCATGAGATGATTAAAAGAGGTTTCTATTTTGCTTGTTCTCAATATGAAGCAGGTTTTATGTGTACTGTAATTACTGATGAAATGATTGATGAGTGTATTGCAGCTGCAAATGAAGTGATGAAAACATTATAA
- a CDS encoding 4Fe-4S dicluster domain-containing protein encodes MKKNYRMIHDENLCIGCQACSVACRSENNVHEDVFRLQVRINTEGTFPNLKMDMKRQSCAMCEDAPCVDVCPTGASFQTKDGLVQLDQNLCVSCKYCVVACPYEARYVDPVTKNIDKCTFCYSNRVSKGQDPACVTVCPTDALTFGDINDKESDVYKKANSNILTYPKAYLGTKTKLAFVPNKRGVSYE; translated from the coding sequence ATGAAAAAAAATTATAGAATGATACATGATGAGAATTTATGTATTGGATGTCAAGCATGTAGTGTAGCTTGTAGAAGTGAAAATAATGTACATGAAGATGTATTTAGACTTCAAGTAAGAATAAATACTGAAGGAACTTTCCCTAACCTTAAAATGGATATGAAAAGACAATCTTGTGCAATGTGTGAAGATGCACCTTGTGTTGATGTTTGTCCAACAGGGGCATCGTTCCAAACAAAAGATGGACTTGTCCAACTTGACCAAAATCTATGTGTTTCATGTAAATATTGTGTTGTTGCCTGTCCTTATGAAGCGAGATATGTTGACCCTGTTACAAAAAATATTGACAAATGTACATTTTGTTACTCAAATAGAGTTTCAAAAGGTCAAGACCCAGCATGTGTTACAGTGTGTCCAACTGATGCATTAACATTTGGGGATATCAATGATAAAGAATCAGATGTTTATAAAAAAGCTAATTCAAATATTTTAACATATCCAAAAGCGTATTTAGGTACTAAAACAAAATTAGCATTTGTTCCAAATAAAAGAGGAGTAAGTTATGAATAA
- the nrfD gene encoding NrfD/PsrC family molybdoenzyme membrane anchor subunit, with protein MNNMWGSMAQYEVINWPWPIAVYLFLAGISAGSIIVALLVKWNRHDHESKNPSIWDAMVKAGAIISPVSIIIGLGLLILDLGKPLSFYWLLISYNFTSVMTLGVIALFLYTPFALIFTGIIFEDIIKKLPILKMFAPVIAFIKRYTEYAKKAEYFLFFLALVVGAYTGFLLSANMSIPMWNSPILPVLFLASGISAGIAGNILVGMLFFKSSVNKESIKYLLMLDLRVIMVEIPLLIMLFVGMLYTGGESKVAAIDALSTGGWAAVFWLGVILLGLILPVIIAFTALKNHAYKVKFIMINSIVVLVGVALLRFYVVYAGQLFTGSSGIS; from the coding sequence ATGAATAATATGTGGGGAAGTATGGCTCAATATGAAGTCATTAATTGGCCTTGGCCAATTGCAGTATATCTGTTTTTAGCAGGTATCAGTGCAGGTTCAATTATAGTTGCATTATTAGTAAAATGGAATAGACACGATCATGAATCTAAAAACCCTTCTATTTGGGATGCAATGGTAAAAGCAGGGGCAATAATCTCTCCTGTATCAATTATAATTGGTTTAGGATTATTGATATTAGATTTAGGTAAACCCTTATCATTTTATTGGTTGTTAATTAGTTATAATTTTACTTCTGTAATGACACTTGGTGTTATAGCATTGTTTTTATACACTCCTTTTGCACTAATCTTTACAGGTATAATTTTTGAAGATATAATTAAAAAATTGCCTATTTTAAAAATGTTTGCACCCGTAATAGCTTTTATCAAAAGATATACAGAATATGCTAAAAAAGCTGAATATTTCTTATTCTTTTTAGCTTTAGTTGTTGGAGCATATACAGGGTTTCTATTATCAGCAAATATGAGTATTCCAATGTGGAATTCTCCAATATTACCTGTATTATTCCTAGCATCTGGGATTTCAGCTGGAATTGCTGGGAATATTTTAGTAGGAATGTTGTTCTTTAAAAGTAGTGTTAACAAAGAGAGTATTAAATACCTTTTAATGTTAGATTTAAGAGTTATTATGGTTGAGATTCCACTTTTAATAATGTTATTTGTTGGAATGCTTTATACAGGTGGAGAATCAAAAGTTGCTGCAATTGATGCATTAAGTACTGGTGGATGGGCAGCTGTATTTTGGTTAGGTGTAATTTTACTAGGATTAATCTTGCCAGTAATCATTGCTTTTACAGCTTTAAAAAACCATGCTTATAAAGTTAAATTCATTATGATTAACTCTATTGTGGTTTTAGTTGGTGTAGCACTACTAAGATTCTATGTTGTTTATGCTGGACAGTTATTTACTGGTTCTTCTGGCATATCTTAA
- a CDS encoding response regulator transcription factor, producing the protein MKILLLEDDYIYNESVTEYLEDIGYEVDSFYDGESALDALVENKYYLAILDIKVPKLNGHEVIRYLKDIGNDTPIIITTSLVDIDNITIGYQLGCKDYLKKPYELKELELRINSLITTKYNTKENSLCDLMNEYTFSLQNRTLKLKDKEIDLTLKEKELVEFLVSNANCFCDMETIRENVWEGKEIHYADIRMYIRKIRIKTYKDFIISSRGLGYKIEATK; encoded by the coding sequence ATGAAAATATTACTATTAGAAGATGATTACATATATAATGAAAGTGTTACAGAATATCTAGAAGATATTGGATATGAAGTTGATAGCTTCTATGATGGAGAATCAGCTTTAGATGCCTTAGTTGAAAATAAATATTATTTAGCAATATTAGATATAAAGGTGCCCAAACTAAATGGACATGAGGTTATTAGATATCTTAAAGATATAGGAAATGATACTCCAATTATAATAACTACTTCACTGGTTGATATTGATAATATTACAATTGGTTATCAACTTGGTTGTAAAGATTATCTTAAAAAACCCTACGAACTAAAAGAGTTAGAACTAAGAATTAATAGTTTAATTACTACTAAATATAATACTAAAGAAAATTCTTTGTGTGATTTAATGAATGAATATACATTTAGCTTGCAAAACAGAACACTAAAATTAAAAGACAAAGAGATTGATTTAACCTTAAAAGAAAAAGAGTTAGTTGAATTTTTAGTTAGTAATGCAAATTGTTTTTGTGATATGGAAACAATTAGGGAAAATGTGTGGGAAGGGAAAGAGATTCATTATGCTGATATTAGAATGTATATTAGAAAAATTAGAATTAAAACCTATAAAGATTTTATTATATCCTCTAGGGGATTAGGATACAAAATTGAAGCAACAAAATGA
- a CDS encoding AtpZ/AtpI family protein has product MENKQEKVVPKHRDKLEALDNLSLGISIVAAIALGFAVGYGLKTWTGYAWTLWLGIFWGIAAAGLNIYKAYKRAQKQFEGMENDPRYAHRAKYGDKSYDEDE; this is encoded by the coding sequence ATGGAAAATAAACAAGAAAAAGTAGTACCAAAACATAGAGATAAGCTTGAAGCATTAGATAACCTTTCTTTAGGAATATCTATTGTTGCGGCTATTGCACTTGGTTTTGCAGTTGGTTATGGTCTAAAAACATGGACAGGTTATGCTTGGACTTTATGGTTAGGAATATTTTGGGGAATTGCTGCAGCTGGATTAAATATCTATAAGGCATATAAAAGAGCTCAAAAACAATTTGAGGGAATGGAAAATGACCCAAGATATGCCCATAGAGCAAAATATGGGGATAAGTCTTACGACGAAGATGAATAA